A window of Methanocaldococcus vulcanius M7 genomic DNA:
GACAATAACGCTATTAATATACTTAATGAAAATTACTTCATCTTAAATATTATCTTTTAATTGATAGATGTGAGTTATTAAGTATATTATCTTTCTCTTAAAGTCCTCTCTTTTCCTACCAAAAGATATATATACCCCCTACCTAATACTTATAACATCACAGTCATTCAAATTATTGATTGAATTTTCAAAAAATGTGAAGTAGAGTAAAATATAAATAACAATAAAACAACAATATTGAACACATAAAGTTAAAGAAACGGTGATAATATGGCAAAGCAAAAACCTGTATTAAACGTAGCATTTATCGGACACGTCGATGCAGGTAAGTCAACAACAGTCGGAAGATTGTTATACGATAGTGGAGCTATCGACCCACAGGTATTGGAGAAGTTAAAAAGAGAAGCACAAGAGAGAGGTAAAGCAGGATTCGAGTTTGCTTATGTCATGGACAACTTGAAAGAAGAAAGAGAAAGAGGAGTTACAATTGATGTAGCTCACAAGAAATTCGAGACACCAAAATACGAAGTTACAATCGTCGACTGTCCAGGACACAGGGACTTCATTAAAAACATGATTACAGGAGCTTCACAGGCAGATGCTGCTGTCTTAGTCGTTGATGTTAACGATGCTAAAACAGGATTACAACCACAAACAAGAGAACACATGTTCTTAGCAAGAACTCTCGGAATTAAACAAATCGCTATCGCAATTAACAAGATGGATACAGTTAATTACAGCCAAGAAGAATACGAAAAAATGAAAAAAATGTTATCAGATCAGTTATTAAAGGTCTTAGGATACAACCCTGACCAAATCGACTTTATCCCAACAGCTTCATTAAAAGGAGATAACGTCGTTAAAAGATCAGAAAACATGCCTTGGTATAAAGGACCAACATTAGTCGAGGCATTAGACAAATTCCAACCACCAGAAAAACCAACAAACTTACCATTAAGAATTCCAATCCAAGATGTTTACTCAATTACAGGGGTTGGAACTGTCCCAGTTGGAAGAGTCGAAACAGGTATCTTAAAACCAGGAGATAAAGTTGTATTCGAACCAGCAGGAGTTCAAGGAGAAGTTAAATCCATTGAGATGCACCACGAGCAAATCCCACAAGCAGAACCAGGAGACAACATTGGATTTAACGTTAGAGGAGTTAGTAAAAAAGATATTAAGAGAGGAGACGTTTGTGGACATCCAGACAATCCTCCAACAGTTGCTGATGAGTTTACAGCTCAACTCGTTGTCTTACAACACCCAACAGCAATTACAGTTGGTTATACACCTGTCTTCCACGCACACACAGCACAAGTTGCCTGTACATTTATGGAGTTGTTGAAGAAATTGGATCCAAGAACAGGGCAAGTCATTGAAGAGAACCCACAGTTCTTAAAGACAGGTGATGCAGCTATCGTTAAAATAAAACCAACAAAACCAATGGTTATCGAAAACGTTAGAGAAATTCCACAGTTAGGAAGATTCGCTATCAGAGATATGGGTATGACAATCGCTGCAGGTATGGCAATCGATGTCAAAGCTAAGAATAAATAAATCTCTTAAACCCTTTTTACTAAATTTTTGCTAATTTTTTGTGCTTTTAATTTTTATAATTTTTAAAATTCAACAACATTGAGAGGGGAAGGTATGCAAAGAGCAAGAATAAAACTTTCAAGCACAGATCATAAGATTTTAGATGATATATGTAATCAAATCAAAGAGATTGCAGAAAAAACAGGTGTAGATATAGCAGGGCCAATTCCATTACCTACGAAGGTTTTAAAAGTTGTTACAAGAAAGAGTCCTGATGGAGAAGGTTCATCAACATTTGATAGATGGACTATGAGAATACACAAGAGATTGATAGATATTGATGCTGATGAGAGGGCTTTAAGGCATATAATGAAAATAAAAATACCAGATAGTGTTCAAATCGAGATTCAGTTCAAATAAATTAAATTAAAATAAAAAAATATGGCATCTATTTTAAAGATACATAACGTTCATAGGCAAAAAATGTTGCAATCTGAACCGTGAGGATTGCAACTATCTTAACTCTTTTTTCTTTTTATAATTAGTTTAATTAGCAATCAAAAAATATATAATTTAGGGATTAGGATATTATATTAAAAATCAAACTTAGAATATTAAAAAATACATTAAAGTATGAAACATATAATTCAAACATGCCAATAAAAGAAATAAAATGTGGAAAATATGAAATGTATAAAAAAACCTTCTGTTGCATCTGCTTATGAAAACTTGGTCGAATTGATAATTAAAGAAGGAAAGGATATGATAACGGAA
This region includes:
- the rpsJ gene encoding 30S ribosomal protein S10, whose amino-acid sequence is MQRARIKLSSTDHKILDDICNQIKEIAEKTGVDIAGPIPLPTKVLKVVTRKSPDGEGSSTFDRWTMRIHKRLIDIDADERALRHIMKIKIPDSVQIEIQFK
- the tuf gene encoding translation elongation factor EF-1 subunit alpha — protein: MAKQKPVLNVAFIGHVDAGKSTTVGRLLYDSGAIDPQVLEKLKREAQERGKAGFEFAYVMDNLKEERERGVTIDVAHKKFETPKYEVTIVDCPGHRDFIKNMITGASQADAAVLVVDVNDAKTGLQPQTREHMFLARTLGIKQIAIAINKMDTVNYSQEEYEKMKKMLSDQLLKVLGYNPDQIDFIPTASLKGDNVVKRSENMPWYKGPTLVEALDKFQPPEKPTNLPLRIPIQDVYSITGVGTVPVGRVETGILKPGDKVVFEPAGVQGEVKSIEMHHEQIPQAEPGDNIGFNVRGVSKKDIKRGDVCGHPDNPPTVADEFTAQLVVLQHPTAITVGYTPVFHAHTAQVACTFMELLKKLDPRTGQVIEENPQFLKTGDAAIVKIKPTKPMVIENVREIPQLGRFAIRDMGMTIAAGMAIDVKAKNK